Proteins encoded together in one Theileria parva strain Muguga chromosome 3 map unlocalized ctg_530, whole genome shotgun sequence window:
- a CDS encoding putative integral membrane protein produces MAAELQYKAETKNGKPVLYNRITPESEWDDITHTRHNLDNLEFYDLNIKLTKVSQCSTELSGLIFRIFLNFLCYHLENGDKLLWNYRADPFHRIPFQLFNLKRNTMRLVFKENTMENLSMVGYVNDWVKPGKILQKTINGNKTIAIGDQRTINNLNHWLLTCFPVSKPSQLIPDVKSTQLPSHNTLMLITILNILLLITIHNTLMLITIHNIL; encoded by the coding sequence atggCTGCGGAATTACAGTATAAAGCTGAGACCAAGAATGGGAAACCTGTTCTATACAATAGAATTACACCTGAATCTGAGTGGGACGACATAACACACACTAGACACAACCTTGACAATTTGGAATTCTACGACTTGAATATCAAGTTAACCAAAGTCTCCCAGTGTTCAACAGAGTTATCCGGTCTAATTTTCAGGATATTTCTGAACTTCCTCTGCTACCACTTGGAGAACGGTGACAAATTGTTATGGAATTACCGTGCAGATCCTTTTCACAGAATACCTTTCCAATTATTCAATCTCAAGAGAAACACTATGAGATTAGTGTTTAAAGAGAACACAATGGAGAATTTGAGTATGGTGGGATATGTGAATGACTGGGTTAAGCCTGGAAAAATACTTCAAAAAACAATCAATGGGAATAAGACAATTGCGATTGGAGACCAAAGAACAATTAACAATCTCAATCATTGGTTACTCACCTGTTTTCCCGTCTCTAAACCCTCACAACTGATTCCAGATGTCAAGAGTACTCAGTTACCTTCACATAATACACTGATGCtaattactatacttaatatactactgctaattactatacataatacACTGATGCTAAttactatacataatatactatag